GCGATCGGCGAAGCCCCGCTTTGCGCGCAGCGTAAGACCGCGGCGATAGTGGGGGCGGGGGCCACCGCGGCCTCCGCGGTGGCGGCCCTGGGGAGGCTGGGCTTCGAGCGGGCCGACGTGGTGCTGCGGTCCATGGCCCGGCGCGGGCCGGTGGAATCGGCCGCGGCGGCGGTCGGGATGGAGCTCACCTACAACCTGACCGGCGATTTCGCCGCGGTCGCCGCGAACGCGGACGTCATGGTCTCGACGCTGCCAGGGGGGGCGGGGGACTCGTTGGTGGATAAAGTTGTCCCGGCGGTCCGTCCCGGTGCGGTGCTGCTCGATGTCGCGTACGAGTTTCGCCCCAGCGTCCTGGGGAGCGCTTGGCGCGCCGCGGGCGGAACCTACGTGTCGGGGGAGCGGATGCTGCTGCATCAGGCGGTGGCGCAGGTCGAACTGTTTGCCGGCGCCCGCCCGGACGTCGCCGTGATGGATGCGGCGCTGCGGCGCGTGCTCGATTCGCGCGACTAGGTCGGCAAACGTGCGGCGCCGCCGCCGCACCCAACCAGACCTTAGGATCGAAGCGGCGCGTGCCGATAACTGCTTGGATGAAAGAGTCGCGACTGGTCGGGATGGAGTGAATCGGCATGAAGCAATTGGGTGAAATTCTGCTCGAAGAGGGCCTGGTCACGGAGGACCAGCTGCTCGCGGCGCTGGATGAGCAGGTTGAGCAGGGGACCTCGTTGGGGCGCGTCCTGGTGCAAATGGGCGTGCTGACCGAAATGCAGCTGGTTTCGGCGCTCGCCGCGCAACTGGGCATGCCGTTCGCGGATCTGGACGACTACGCGGTCGATCGCCAGGCGGTCGCTTCGGTGCCCGCGTCGGCCATACGCCGCTACACGGTGCTACCCATCGGATTCGACGAGTCGGGCAACATCTTGCTCGCGATGGCCGATCCGTCCAATGTCGTTGCGATCGACGACATCAGGGCGATGAGCGGGCGCGGCGTGGTGCCCGTGGTGACCACGCACGACAACGTGGCGCGCGCGATCGACCGGTTCGTGCGTTCGGATTCGGAAATCCAGGACCTGACCCAGGCGATGGAGGACGAGGCCCAAGAGGACGCGGTCGATCTCGCCAATTTGCAGGGCGTGGCGGACGACGACGCGCCGATAGTGCGATTCGTGAATCTGCTGGTCACGCAGGCGATCACGGACCGTGCCTCGGACATCCACATCGAGCCGACGGAACACGACCTGCGCGTGCGCTACCGCATTGACGGGGTGCTGCACGAGATGCAGCGTTCGCCGAAGAACATCACGCACGGCGTCATTTCGCGCGTGAAGATCCTTTCCGACATCGACATCGCGGAACGCCGCAAGCCGCAGGATGGGCGCATGTCGGTGGTCCACAACGGGCGCAAGATCGACCTGCGCGTGGCCACGCTGCCGACGGTGTGGGGCGAAAAGATCGTCATGCGTATTCTGGATAACTCGACGGCCTCGCTGGCGCTGAAGGACCTGGCATTTTCGGACGGCAACTATGAAATCTACGAGCGTTCGTTCTCCAAGCCGTACGGCATGATCCTGGTGACCGGGCCCACCGGTTCCGGCAAGTCAACGACGCTGTACGCGACGCTCAACGCGGTTTCGCGTCCCGAAATCAACGTGATCACCGTCGAGGACCCGGTCGAATACCGCCTCGATGGAATCAACCAGGTGCAGGTGAACCCGAAGGCGGGGTTAACCTTCGCCAGCGCGCTGCGGTCGATCCTGCGGTCGGACCCCGACGTGGTTCTGCTCGGTGAGATCCGTGACCACGAAACGGCGCAGATCGCCATCGAGGCGTCGCTGACCGGCCACCTAGTCCTGTCGACCCTGCACACCAACGACGCGCCTTCGGCGGTGACGCGACTGACAGAAATGGGGATTGAGCCGTTCTTGGTGGGCTCCGCGCTTGACTGCGTCGTCGCCCAGCGCCTGGCACGCAAGCTGTGCGACAAGTGCAAGGAGCAGTACGTTCCCGAACCCGAAGAACTGATCGCCATGCATTTCCCGTGGCAACAAGGTGAAGAACGTCCGACCCTATACCGGCCCGTTGGATGCGTGGCCTGTTCGCGCACCGGTTACCGCGGGCGCGTGGCGCTGCACGAGGTCATGGCGGTCGATGAGGACATTGAGCGGCACGCGGTTGCCGGGTCGTCGGCTTCGGAAATCAGCAAGTCCGCTATTGCCGGCGGTATGAAGACTCTGCGCGAGGACGGCTTCTTGAAGGTGCGCGAGGGTAGGACATCGCTGGAAGAGATTATCCGCGTCGTCGCGTAGGGTCCCCTCGCGCGGGGGCGTCCGGTGCGCGGCCGCACGGGGTTAAGCCCGGGGCCATAGATGCCGATACGCTGTACGTCTTGAGTCTTGGCGCGTGCGACGGCAGTGGTTGTATCGCATTTCTGGCATACGCGCAGGCAAGCTAACAACGGAAAGGGTGTGGGCACACCATGAGCGACAATAGTGGTCGTCCCGCGGAGCCGGACTTTTCTTGGGCATTGGGGCCAAAGGACGTCGATCCCGTCGATCCGATAAGGCCCAGCGGCCCGGATACCAGGCCGTCGCAACAGGTGGCGCAGCACGCACCGCAAGGCGGTCACCCGCTGGTCGGCCAACCGTTGCAGGGCGGTTCGGGGGCGGTTGGCGCCGCCGGCGCTCCCCGCCCGGTGTCGGCGCCGGGCACCTGGCATCCGGCCCCGCACCGGGACACTTCCTTGGAGGCTAACCCGCCCGTGCCCAAGGACGTCTACATCCCGCCTATCGCGACTGAGGCCGCGCACCCGCCCGCGGGCTACCCGGGGCAGCAGCCCGCGCGCCCGCGTTCCGGGCAGGCGCCGGCCGCCGCCGCTCCCACCGCCCCCGCCGCCCCCGCCGCTCCGGGTCGTGCACCCGCAGGCGCCGCTCCTGGCGCCACCGCCCCGGCGACCGGGGCACCGCAGACTGCCTTCACGCCGGCTGCCGCCGCCGGGGCGCCACAGACCGCCTTCACGCCGGCTGCCGCCGGCGGGGCACCACAGACCGCCTTCACGCCCACCGCCTCGTATGGCGCGCCACCCGCGGCACCCGGCGGCGCCCACGCGGGCGCACCCGCCGCCGGGCAGCCGCAGGTTGGCTCGTTCGTGCCGCGTCCGCTGTCGCCCGCCCCCGGTGGTGGCGAGGGCGCGGGATCGCCCGCCAGCCAGTTCGCCGCGCAGGCACCCGCTTCCCAGGGGCAAGGGGGCGCGCCGGGAGGCGCATTCACCCCGGCCCCGGCTGCCCCCGCCGGGAACTCCGCGGCCGCCGCCGCCGCGGCCCGCGCCAAGGCCGCGGCCCCGCAGCCCACCGCGAAGCGCGCGGCCGGCCCCGGGGCCGGCCGCATCGGCCTGAACCAGGAGCTGCGCGAACAGGACGTGTCCCTGGACGAACTGCTGCGGTTGGTTGCGGAACTTAAGGCATCGGACCTGCACCTGACCAAGGGCGCCCCGCCTATGGTGCGCCGCGATGGGGGACTGAAGCCCATTGAGGGCAAGGCTCCGCTGGAAGGCGACTCGCTGCGCCGGTCGGTCTACCAGATTCTGACCCAAAAGCAGCGCGAGAAGTTCGAAGAGGACCTGGAGCTCGACTTCGCGTACCAGGTCCCGGGCGGTGCACGCTTCCGAGTGAACCTATACCAGCAGCGAGACGCCCTGGGCGCGGCGTTCCGCATCATTCCCAGCGAAATCAAACCCCTTGAGGATTTGGGTGTGCCGGCGGTGGTGGGCTCGTTCGCTAATATCCCGCGCGGGTTGGTGCTGGTGACGGGGCCGACCGGATCGGGTAAGTCGACGACGCTTGCCTCGATCATCGACCTGGCGAACCGCAACCGCCCCGACCACATCATGACGGTCGAGGACCCGATCGAATTCATCCACCATCACAAGCGTTCGATCGTCAATCAGCGCGAAGTGGGCGAGGACACCAAGAGCTTCGCGAACGCGCTCAAGCACGTGCTGCGCCAGGACCCGGACATCATCCTGGTCGGTGAAATGCGTGACCTGGAGACGATCGGCGTTGCTTTGACCGCCGCCGAAACCGGTCACCTGGTGTTCGCCACCCTGCACACCCAGGACGCCGCGCAGACCATCGACCGCGTCATCGACGTATTCCCACCCAGCCAGCAGGATCAGATCCGCGTGCAGCTCGCGGCAACGATCCAGGGGGTTGTGTGCCAGACGCTATGCAAGCGGGCCGACGGCCCGGGCCGGGTGGTCGCGACCGAAATCATGGTCGCGACACCCGCCATCCGCAACCTGATCCGCGAGGGCAAGACCCACCAGATCTATTCCTCGATGCAGGCGGGCGCGGCCGACGGCATGCATTCGATGGATCAGCACCTGGCGGACCTGACGAAGCAGGGCGTGATTAGCTACGAAACCGGCCTGGAAAAGTGCCAGAACGTGGCGGACTTCAACCGCTTGACCGGGCGCGGGTCGTCGCAGGTCGGGTCGGGAATTGCGAATATGGGCATGGGGGGCAATCTTGAGGGCGGGAGCGCGTACTGATGGCGGGATCGGCAACGAAGGCCTTTGATTACGAGGTCAGGGACAAGAACGGCAACGTCGTCAAGGGGCAGATGGAGGGGCCCAGCGAGGCTGCCGTCGCTCAGCGGCTCATGGCGAACGGCGGCCATCCCATCCAGATCACCGAGGTCAAGACCGGGGGGCTGAACGCCGACATCAAGATTCCCGGCCTGACCGACAAGGTCGGGCTCAAGGACATTGCGATCATGTCCCGGCAGATGGCCACGATGATCAACGCCGGGTTGTCGCTGATCCGGGCGCTGACGATCCTGGCCGACCAAACGGAAAACAAGACGCTGCAAGGAATCCTGAACACGGTGCGGGCGGACGTGGAGACGGGTAACTCCTTTTCCGGCGCGCTGGCCAAGCACCCCAAGGTATTCCCGCCGCTGATGATCAATATGGTCAAGGCCGGCGAGACGGGCGGGTTCCTGGATCAGACCCTTGAGAGCATCGCAAAGAACTTCGAGGACGAGGTCAAGCTCAAGGGCAAGATCAAATCCGCGATGGCGTACCCGCTCGTGGTGCTGGTCGTGGCGATCCTTGCGAGCACGGGCATGTTGCTGTTCATCGTGCCGGTCTTCGCGTCCATGTTCGAGGGATTGGGTAGCCAACTACCCGCTATCACCCAAATGATGGTGAACATGTCGAACTTCCTGAAGGTCGCCATCGGGCCCATCATTGTGGTGTTGATCATCCTGTGGGTGTGGTGGGGGCGGATCAAGCACAAGAAGGAAGTGCGCGAAAAGGTCGACCCGATCAAGCTCAAGGTGCCCGTGTTCGGCAAGCTGAACCAGAAGATCGCGGTGGCGCGCTTCACCCGCAACCTCGGCGCGATGCTGCGCGCGGGCGTCCCCATCCTGCAGGCCCTGGAGATCGTCGGCGAAACGTCGGGCAACATGGTCATCGAACACGCGGCACAAGACATTGCCGAATCGGTCCGTAAAGGAAAATCGCTGTCCGGGCCGCTATCGGAACACTCGGTGTTCCCGCCCATGGTCGTGCAGATGATGGCCGTCGGCGAGGACACGGGTGCGCTGGACGACATGCTCGAAAAGATCGCCGACTTCTACGACGCCGAGGTCGAGGCCACGACGGAGCAGTTGACCAGCCTGATCGAGCCGATCATGATTGTCGTCATCGGCGGGATCGTGGGCGGCATGGTCATCGCGCTGTACATGCCGATCTTCTCCATCTACGACGCAGTTAGCTAAAGGAATCGCTACCGCACGATACCGGGGGACAATATGGGCGGCGTAGCGCTAAAAGGCAGGGGAGCTGGTCCGGGTGACCGCGGCTTCACCCTGGTGGAGGTGCTGGTGGTGATTACCATCATCGGGGTACTGGCGGGAATCGCAATCCCCGTCTTCATGCACCAGCGGGCCAAGGCCATGGACGCCGCCATTCAGGCGGACATCAAGGCCGCCGCGGTGCACGTGATTGCGCTCCAGACCGGGGACCAACCCGTCACGAAGCAGGCTCTCATCGCCGCCGGATTGCGCACGTCCCCGGGCGTGAGCGTGAGCATTCGCAACGATTCTTCCGGGGCCTACTGCATCCTCGGGTCCAGCTCCGGCGGCCGCCCCTCATCCCATGATTGGGTGTATTGGACGAATGGGGGTTTTGCATCTGGTCAGACTTCGTGTCCCGGTGATATTGTTGTCTCGTTGCCGTAAAGGGGCGGCAACAAGCCAGGGTATTCGGCCGATTATGGAACCTTTCGGGTGGTGCTAAAGTTCCGATCAGGTCTTACCGAATGCAATGGTGTAGGACCCCGGTCCCAGGACCCTGGGCCGGATTCAAAGTGAGTGAGAACAATCCAGGAAGGTGTGAATAATGATCGCACGCATCCAGAAGTCCATGGCGGAGAAGGACAAGGGCTTCACGCTCATCGAGCTCCTCGTCGTCATCATCATCATCGGTATCCTCGCGGCCATCGCGATCCCGGTCTTCATGAACCAGCGAAAGAAGGCGGTTGATTCGGGTACTAAGTCCGATCTGCGGACTATTGCCAACGAAGTTGAGTCCTACTACACGGACAACCAAAAGTATCCTGCGACCGACGGTGTCGCAATTGATACGAATGGAAAAATAACGATCGACGGTGCTGAAGTAGCGACGGCGTCGAGTGG
This is a stretch of genomic DNA from Rarobacter incanus. It encodes these proteins:
- a CDS encoding shikimate dehydrogenase, whose product is MTLHAGVLGHPITHSLSPVLHRAAYRSLGLDWTYDAIDVPQEQFAGFLGALTDDWVGLSLTMPLKQEVLSHLDERSADVVATCAANTLVFERTASGTRLCGHNTDIDGIVRAIGEAPLCAQRKTAAIVGAGATAASAVAALGRLGFERADVVLRSMARRGPVESAAAAVGMELTYNLTGDFAAVAANADVMVSTLPGGAGDSLVDKVVPAVRPGAVLLDVAYEFRPSVLGSAWRAAGGTYVSGERMLLHQAVAQVELFAGARPDVAVMDAALRRVLDSRD
- a CDS encoding GspE/PulE family protein; protein product: MKQLGEILLEEGLVTEDQLLAALDEQVEQGTSLGRVLVQMGVLTEMQLVSALAAQLGMPFADLDDYAVDRQAVASVPASAIRRYTVLPIGFDESGNILLAMADPSNVVAIDDIRAMSGRGVVPVVTTHDNVARAIDRFVRSDSEIQDLTQAMEDEAQEDAVDLANLQGVADDDAPIVRFVNLLVTQAITDRASDIHIEPTEHDLRVRYRIDGVLHEMQRSPKNITHGVISRVKILSDIDIAERRKPQDGRMSVVHNGRKIDLRVATLPTVWGEKIVMRILDNSTASLALKDLAFSDGNYEIYERSFSKPYGMILVTGPTGSGKSTTLYATLNAVSRPEINVITVEDPVEYRLDGINQVQVNPKAGLTFASALRSILRSDPDVVLLGEIRDHETAQIAIEASLTGHLVLSTLHTNDAPSAVTRLTEMGIEPFLVGSALDCVVAQRLARKLCDKCKEQYVPEPEELIAMHFPWQQGEERPTLYRPVGCVACSRTGYRGRVALHEVMAVDEDIERHAVAGSSASEISKSAIAGGMKTLREDGFLKVREGRTSLEEIIRVVA
- a CDS encoding type IV pilus twitching motility protein PilT, which encodes MSDNSGRPAEPDFSWALGPKDVDPVDPIRPSGPDTRPSQQVAQHAPQGGHPLVGQPLQGGSGAVGAAGAPRPVSAPGTWHPAPHRDTSLEANPPVPKDVYIPPIATEAAHPPAGYPGQQPARPRSGQAPAAAAPTAPAAPAAPGRAPAGAAPGATAPATGAPQTAFTPAAAAGAPQTAFTPAAAGGAPQTAFTPTASYGAPPAAPGGAHAGAPAAGQPQVGSFVPRPLSPAPGGGEGAGSPASQFAAQAPASQGQGGAPGGAFTPAPAAPAGNSAAAAAAARAKAAAPQPTAKRAAGPGAGRIGLNQELREQDVSLDELLRLVAELKASDLHLTKGAPPMVRRDGGLKPIEGKAPLEGDSLRRSVYQILTQKQREKFEEDLELDFAYQVPGGARFRVNLYQQRDALGAAFRIIPSEIKPLEDLGVPAVVGSFANIPRGLVLVTGPTGSGKSTTLASIIDLANRNRPDHIMTVEDPIEFIHHHKRSIVNQREVGEDTKSFANALKHVLRQDPDIILVGEMRDLETIGVALTAAETGHLVFATLHTQDAAQTIDRVIDVFPPSQQDQIRVQLAATIQGVVCQTLCKRADGPGRVVATEIMVATPAIRNLIREGKTHQIYSSMQAGAADGMHSMDQHLADLTKQGVISYETGLEKCQNVADFNRLTGRGSSQVGSGIANMGMGGNLEGGSAY
- a CDS encoding type II secretion system F family protein; this encodes MAGSATKAFDYEVRDKNGNVVKGQMEGPSEAAVAQRLMANGGHPIQITEVKTGGLNADIKIPGLTDKVGLKDIAIMSRQMATMINAGLSLIRALTILADQTENKTLQGILNTVRADVETGNSFSGALAKHPKVFPPLMINMVKAGETGGFLDQTLESIAKNFEDEVKLKGKIKSAMAYPLVVLVVAILASTGMLLFIVPVFASMFEGLGSQLPAITQMMVNMSNFLKVAIGPIIVVLIILWVWWGRIKHKKEVREKVDPIKLKVPVFGKLNQKIAVARFTRNLGAMLRAGVPILQALEIVGETSGNMVIEHAAQDIAESVRKGKSLSGPLSEHSVFPPMVVQMMAVGEDTGALDDMLEKIADFYDAEVEATTEQLTSLIEPIMIVVIGGIVGGMVIALYMPIFSIYDAVS
- a CDS encoding type II secretion system GspH family protein; this translates as MLVVITIIGVLAGIAIPVFMHQRAKAMDAAIQADIKAAAVHVIALQTGDQPVTKQALIAAGLRTSPGVSVSIRNDSSGAYCILGSSSGGRPSSHDWVYWTNGGFASGQTSCPGDIVVSLP
- a CDS encoding prepilin-type N-terminal cleavage/methylation domain-containing protein: MIARIQKSMAEKDKGFTLIELLVVIIIIGILAAIAIPVFMNQRKKAVDSGTKSDLRTIANEVESYYTDNQKYPATDGVAIDTNGKITIDGAEVATASSGTEIKYTNEGESYKILGWNEKGTKDAEANSFTYDSAAGGLQSS